The proteins below are encoded in one region of Acidithiobacillus ferrooxidans ATCC 23270:
- the rfbB gene encoding dTDP-glucose 4,6-dehydratase — translation MSVTTDSIVEKRLLVTGAAGFIGANFCHYWLQQHPRATLIALDALTYAGNRHNLEGLEQHSGFRFVQGDINDALLVERVMTDHHLNVIVHFAAESHVDRSIHDPDAFIQTNILGTHNLLRIARAVWLDGPQGWIPHRFHHISTDEVYGTLGPQDPAFHEETPYAPNSPYAASKAGADHLVRAYRHTYGLSTTTSNCSNNYGPYHFPEKLIPLIIVNILHNKPLPIYGDGRQIRDWLYVEDHCRGIATILEQGREGESYNIGGCNEWANIDIVRLIGEIMDELFAEDPRWLQAFPHSAAAQGRKSADLIQHVRDRPGHDRRYAIDATKITRELGFKPAVDFPTGIRQTIRWYLEHPQWWQKIMDGSYREWLDVQYGALKA, via the coding sequence ATGTCCGTTACCACTGACTCCATCGTCGAAAAACGCCTGCTGGTGACCGGAGCCGCCGGCTTCATCGGCGCCAACTTCTGCCACTACTGGCTGCAGCAACATCCCCGCGCCACGCTCATCGCCCTGGACGCCCTCACCTACGCCGGCAACCGTCATAATCTGGAAGGGCTGGAACAGCACAGTGGTTTCCGCTTCGTACAGGGCGACATCAATGATGCCCTGCTGGTAGAGCGGGTCATGACCGACCATCACCTCAACGTCATCGTCCACTTCGCCGCCGAGAGCCATGTGGACCGCTCCATCCACGATCCCGACGCATTCATCCAGACCAACATCCTCGGTACCCACAATCTGTTGCGCATCGCCAGGGCGGTCTGGCTGGACGGGCCGCAGGGATGGATACCCCACCGCTTTCACCATATTTCCACCGATGAGGTATACGGCACCCTCGGCCCGCAGGATCCCGCCTTTCACGAAGAGACTCCTTACGCCCCCAACTCCCCCTACGCCGCCAGCAAGGCAGGAGCGGACCATCTGGTCCGCGCCTATCGGCACACCTACGGGCTCAGCACCACCACCAGCAACTGCTCCAACAACTACGGGCCCTATCACTTTCCCGAGAAACTGATTCCCCTCATCATCGTCAACATCCTTCACAACAAGCCCCTGCCGATCTATGGCGATGGCCGGCAGATCCGTGACTGGCTCTATGTGGAAGACCATTGCCGGGGTATCGCGACGATCCTGGAACAGGGACGGGAAGGGGAAAGTTATAACATCGGCGGCTGCAACGAGTGGGCCAACATCGACATCGTGCGGCTCATCGGCGAAATCATGGACGAACTCTTCGCCGAAGATCCGCGATGGCTGCAAGCCTTTCCCCATTCGGCGGCGGCGCAGGGGCGGAAAAGTGCCGATCTCATCCAGCATGTCCGTGACCGGCCCGGCCATGACCGCCGCTACGCCATCGACGCCACCAAAATCACCCGTGAGCTTGGATTCAAACCTGCCGTAGACTTCCCCACCGGCATCCGTCAGACCATCCGCTGGTATCTGGAGCATCCGCAGTGGTGGCAGAAAATCATGGATGGGAGTTATCGGGAATGGCTGGATGTGCAGTACGGGGCACTGAAAGCGTAG
- the rfbD gene encoding dTDP-4-dehydrorhamnose reductase has translation MYRVLLLGAQGQVGWELQRSRPASVELRALGRPDLDILDAAQVLGMAESFRPDAIINAAAYTAVDRAESESARAYAVNRDGAAHCALAAQACGARLIHLSTDFVFDGAQATPYPPEAPLAPLGVYGASKADGERQVQAILGDTALILRTAWVYSAHGSNFVKTMLRLMAERDVLRVVGDQIGTPTWAAGLARAIWSTLDHPGFTGIQHWTDAGVASWYDFAVAIQEEAVAAGRLHRAIPIEMIPTSAYPTPARRPACAILDKTASYTALGAAPHWRTALRRMLTEPEVI, from the coding sequence ATGTATCGTGTACTGCTGCTCGGCGCTCAGGGTCAGGTTGGCTGGGAACTGCAACGCAGCCGACCTGCGTCGGTGGAACTGCGCGCGCTGGGACGCCCGGATCTCGACATTCTGGATGCCGCCCAGGTTCTCGGGATGGCGGAATCCTTCCGACCTGACGCCATCATCAATGCCGCCGCTTACACCGCCGTGGACCGCGCCGAGTCGGAATCCGCACGCGCTTATGCCGTGAACCGCGATGGGGCGGCCCACTGCGCCCTGGCCGCCCAGGCCTGCGGCGCCCGCCTGATCCACCTTTCTACCGATTTTGTCTTTGATGGTGCCCAGGCCACGCCGTACCCGCCGGAGGCGCCCCTGGCGCCCCTTGGCGTTTATGGTGCCAGCAAGGCCGACGGTGAGCGGCAGGTACAGGCCATTCTCGGTGATACCGCACTCATCCTGCGTACCGCCTGGGTCTATAGCGCCCACGGCAGCAACTTCGTCAAAACCATGCTGCGTCTCATGGCCGAGCGGGACGTGTTGCGGGTGGTGGGAGACCAGATCGGCACCCCGACCTGGGCGGCGGGCCTCGCCCGCGCCATCTGGAGTACCCTGGATCACCCCGGCTTTACCGGTATTCAGCACTGGACCGATGCCGGGGTGGCGTCCTGGTATGATTTTGCCGTGGCCATCCAGGAAGAAGCAGTGGCCGCCGGGCGATTGCACCGCGCCATTCCCATCGAAATGATCCCCACCAGTGCCTACCCCACCCCCGCCCGCCGTCCCGCCTGTGCCATACTGGACAAAACCGCCAGTTACACCGCGCTGGGCGCTGCGCCCCATTGGCGCACAGCGTTGCGCCGGATGCTGACCGAGCCCGAAGTCATCTGA